The region agtaataataataataataataataataataataataataataataataataataataataataataataataataataataataataataataataataataataataataatacgctACGTTTCCGGTCAACAACAGCCTAAAGCCTGATTCCCTGGCCAACCCTCATACACACAGTTCAGGCCGCGGGTCATTTTGTGTAGCTGTTATTGGGAATCTTGTTTCAATTTTGTTAATTTCCGGCGATTTACTAGTTTTTCTGTGCTGTTCAATAATATATGCTTCACGCACCGTTTCAGGCATTCTAAAACACATCTGATTTCGCGCAAAACCCACATGCTACCGATAAATTCGATTCTACTTTTTCCTAGATTGGGAATGCGTTACTAATACACCGCACGCGAATCaattcgttggatcttaaatgcCTCAAGCAAGTCACTTGACACTGCGTGCCTACTTTTTTTCGTGAAGTTTATTTTCGGGAAACCAGGATGTGctgtgcgcatgcgcactcgTCGGTAAGCGTCGGTGGGGCGTCTTATTCCTGACAGAGAGATTGTGATGTTGTGCTTTATTATAGCTACATATCGTCCCGTTTGCTCGGTATACCTCGTGCCAGAATCTACCGAGAAGCGGGAGCCACTTCTAGAAGAACGCGCATATGCTACTGATTCAACTTTCTCAGCGTACATTGTTTATTGTCTCAAACCTGCAACAAACCTCTTGCGCGAGAAAGGAAAATTGCATTGAGCTCACTAACGATAAAACTAGCTGCGCCACGTCATTTACGGGACGTGGAGCCCACACCGGAAGTCCGTTTCGAAAGCATTGTGTCACTGTGTTGCGACTACGTATTTATTGCCTCAACAGCCGTAGTCTCTTCTGTCGCCTTACTGCGTCAACGTTCCTCTGCAGTTCAAGCTGAAATAGCTGCAGGATCCCCGACAAGCACCGGTTACCTCCTATAAATCAGGGCtttcaaaggcgcaaaacaagcgAGCGATTACAATATTCCTTCAGCATCTCCTGTAAAAGTGTTAACCCGGTTAATCGCTTAATGACTTTCTGTTGGACTGCACTGCTTTGTTATAGTTTGTCATTGCCTTGGTAAAACTTGTGATCTACAAGCACATTTAGTTGAGTTTATTACCGTTTTTATTAGTCCTTTAAAATTCCGCTGTTGCTCCGGAGTATCTGTATACAGCTGCAGGTTTAATGACCAAGCCGTTGAAGCAGAAGCTCTGCAGGATTATGACccttagctgaaaaaaaaagaaacaacgaaaaaaaagagaaataagctTGTGCTTACAGAGGAATAATCGACTAGATGATCAACGGGACGTGGCTTAGCCTTAAGAATAACCAGCTCGTCAAAGCTGCAGGGTCGATGTATTGCAGCGACGCTAGCCAAGCAAGAAAATGAGATCGAGCTGTCCACTGAAGTAGAATTGGTTGGCTGCGTGAAACATAAGGTGACGATTGCTGATGCGTGTATCTAAGGCGTTCGCACGTTACGCTCGTGTCACGCAGAACGGCCTGTACTCTGCGCTTCCTTACATCGGCGCCATCGTGTCCGGAGCTATGTCGGGCATCATTGCCGACTACCTGCGTAGCCGAGCCCTGATGTCTCCGACGCACATCCGGAAACTCTTCAATGGACTCGGTGGGTGCCTGTTCATGTTCTATCGCTGCTTATGTTCTGTCACGTGCAGTATCTTGGCTATAACGAACGTCCCGCCTATAGTATAGCAATACATATGTATAGCTCTGTGGAAGGTCGGCAGGTTCACAATGCACTGGGTTGCCCTCGTATGAACAATGTTGGCGCTCAAAGCCTCACGACCTGTTTTCCGGTTAGTCTACACATATAAGACTGGCTCGCACCTTTCGTGGCATGCACTTGCGCATTAACGGGATGCAGTGGGGCCTGGCGTTTTCTTGGTAATTAAATAAACGACATTATATTAAATCGAACAAGCAAAAAGAAATCCTTATGGCGCCTTCTATACAAGAAATGCCACCTAGCCAAAATGCATACAATGAATTATTGTTCACTTCGTTTGGAAACATATATACACTTGAAAGAGAGGAAAGGAACCGCAAGAACGTGCTGATAAACACTCTGAGGAATCGAGCGAGTTTGACTCACCACGCGAGTATACCGAGCGAAAATTGTTAGCTTTTGCTGGACACCGACGCCTAAACTGAAGCGTGTCCTAGCGATCGTGTTCGCCGATGATGGTGTCGCGCTTCGAAGCCTAACGGGATTAGTCCCGCGGAGCGCACCTACTAGTGTGCGTCGTTGTCCCCCAGCCGAAAAGAATGAAGCAAGTCATCggaacactcgcgccatctctcgtcgTAGCTGCGTAACTACAACACCGATTCCACGGTGACCGATCCTTGTGCCGCGAAAGCCATGTGGGGAAAGCGAACGTTAGGAGACCCGAGGGAGTTGGGCGTCCCCGCAATACTTTCGAAACGCCGTCTGAACGCATTGCGTACTGTTGGCACTTGCAGCGCACTTGGTTCCTTCGGTGATGCTGATGATCGTGCCCACGGTGGGTGGCTGCAACGGTCCACTCAGCCTGGTGCTCTTCGTGTTGGCCGGAACCGTGCGCGGAGTCAGCGAAGCGGGCTACATGGCCATTCCTGTCGACATGGCGCCAGACTACGCAGGTGAGAAAACTTTCTGCTAAAGAGGTACTATGGAGCAGTATTAAACGTCGTTCGGGAGATGCTGACTTTAATGAGCCCATCACCACAAACATCACCTGCAGTAACCGATGATGCTTGTATGATAGAATCTTCACAAAAACGGCACTTGCACGCACGCGTACAAGCacctctcctccccccccccccccccatgcacacacacgcacacgcacacgcacacgcacacacacatgcacgccaCAACGGTGCAGTCACATCAAACATGTGCCAAGTGCTCCGGAGTATTACACACAGAACACACAGATGAGTACGTCCTCCGAATTTGCGCTTGTGCAACAGCACAATGGTCACTCTCCCCTTCTCTGACTTTAGGCGCTCGCGCTTTGCCCTTTCTCTCCGGCAAGACACCCGGCCACTGGCACTCAACCATGCAAAACGGTAGccaaagaaagctgttcgctttaaAAGGGGGTAGTGGTAAATAGGTAGTAGAGGCAATACTTAATTTATCTCATGTTTATGGCTGAGCcgcgctccctcaagggctgcagaagctgGCGCCAGCCTTTCCCTTCATAACGAACCACTACTTTCCTCATTTAGTCCAAGACGCTTTTGCTTACGCGGATGCATGCATTCTTACGCGGATGCATGTTCGACAGAGGCTCGACGCAAGTGGCATTTTTCGCCCGAAAGCACATCAGCATTATGGAATACTGGAAGATCGACCACGGTGCGTGATGTTTTGATTGCGACAAAGCGCCCTTATTAAAAGcaaatgccgtcgccttgaataCGAGAAAGAGAAAGCGCGTGCACGTGGCTTAGaaacgccgtcgtcgtcgcctcgCGCACTGGGTGCGTGCACGCCGCGAGGGGCCGCTGCAAACGCTCAGCGCTGTGCCCGGCGCGTTGCGCATTGGTTCACCGCAGCGTTCCCGAGGCTTCGTAGCGTCGTTTGACAGCCGAACATCGCTTCCAGCAACTACTGAGGCGACTCAAAGGCCTCCCCGTTTTTGTCTGCACCACACTGTTCTGACCCAACCGTCAAGACCACCAGCAGCCCTAGATCGCGATGGATGAGTTCACGCCGTTCGAGACTCACCTCGACTCGCAGCAGTCGTCGCTGCCGtctcagcagcagcagaagctcGGCAGCTCCATGGACGACCTGTTCAATGGACCGAACCTGATCTGTGGTGGCGGCGGCACATCGTTGGAGGGAGACATAAACCTGCTGGAAGGATCGGCCAGCCAGTTTCCCGCTGATCTGCCCCCGGGCAGTTTCTCTGTGGACGACATCACGAGCCCCGACGCACCTTCGAGGCCGCCAGCTGTGCCCAAGGATGAGCCGGAGACCATACGCAAGTAAGAGGGATATTTTTACCTCTTTAATTGTTTAAAACATTCTCTCACCCAAACGTTGTCACGCAGACTAGACAATCAGTCTGTAGTCCGCTAAGAAGATGTTCAGCTCTAACAACAAGGCGCGAACTAAACGCGCTCTCAATCCACACAGCAGTAGACAGCGTAGACTTGCGTTAGGATTCCGTGATGACGTGAGTTGTCATTGAATCGAGCCTTAATACCTTAAAGGTGTCGCTCTCACTACGTCGCTTGATACGCCTTGGGGGAAGAACGAGCAGAGTGTGGAGAACATTGAAGAGAATGAGCTCCCTGGTTCACTGTTAGCAAAACTTACCGTAGAACGCTTACTGCACTAACAGTATTTCTCTACACTCCGCTCCTGTTAAGAGCCAAAACCGATGCTATTTTAATGTCTCAAACGCGTGACACGGTTTTCGCCGCCAAGACTAACAAGTTGCGCATGCTTAATGTCATGCTCTTAAGTCGAACTACACGTGCCggtttatttttttccatttacAAGATATCTATACCCTGCTGCACAAAACCTGCTTTATGCTCAGAATGATTTATGCTCAGAAGCAGAACGCATGTGACCGCCGAGTCAACGCGGTGGTTCGTGCGCACACTCAAGTCATGGCCTCCTGGGTCTTCAGCGCGCAGAAAGGGTCGGACGAAATGCTACTGTGCTCACCGTGCCGGTTTCCTTCGCAGGTGGCGCGAGGAGATGCAACGGCACCTGAAGGAGAAGGACGCCCAGGAAGAAATCAAGAAGGAAGAGTTGCGCCTGAACGCGCAGCGCGAGCTCTCGGACTGGTACGCGCGCTACAACGAGTCCGTGACCAAGTGCCGCACCGCCAACCGGTCCGCGATACTGACTGACTGGCTGCCTGGCGCTGGAACCAGGGACGGTGGGCCCATGCCAGACAGGGTGCCCGAGTGGGAGAACATCGCGCGCCTCTGTGACTTCAACGCCAAGGCGTCGCGCAATGCGAAGGATGTGTCGCGCATGCGCGCCATCATCCTGCAGCTCAAGCAGAGCCCGCCACCAGGCGCTCTGGGCGTCATCTCGCCGGTCAT is a window of Dermacentor silvarum isolate Dsil-2018 chromosome 4, BIME_Dsil_1.4, whole genome shotgun sequence DNA encoding:
- the LOC119450379 gene encoding clathrin light chain, whose product is MDEFTPFETHLDSQQSSLPSQQQQKLGSSMDDLFNGPNLICGGGGTSLEGDINLLEGSASQFPADLPPGSFSVDDITSPDAPSRPPAVPKDEPETIRKWREEMQRHLKEKDAQEEIKKEELRLNAQRELSDWYARYNESVTKCRTANRSAILTDWLPGAGTRDGGPMPDRVPEWENIARLCDFNAKASRNAKDVSRMRAIILQLKQSPPPGALGVISPVISM